A single window of Tiliqua scincoides isolate rTilSci1 chromosome 10, rTilSci1.hap2, whole genome shotgun sequence DNA harbors:
- the ELOA gene encoding elongin-A, producing the protein MAESVLEVVGKLQSRLLGGSEPKKLLKSLKRLSELPITVDILLETGVGKTVNGLRKHETVGEFAKNLVARWKKLVPVPQEVERNNLEPEERSCDRSSSRKRRQEPSPKEDEEVEQDYSEPYQPSCSQSYEPEYGAKKLKRYSEPERTHQTVTHGVSEGRTWGRVSPVLSSDPEGSDYGHVVSPEPSESPPDLYVDLCRVEEEEQEQKALPRKAHKGHVFLDSHNRNLSESPDRASSSRSKEHRSSHKEKQRPDNKAEESMPTFSPERLHKGSSKETFREASLVGGSGSKERLKASDSARREKKREDLNSKREKPLIELDESMGNHMKKQKHQVSERGKLEKVKLDPEVSHGDREKRKLEGESLSKNKEKKASGRVKTPEGNKKTVGSLPESSGDGDVEDEYKPPTRSFESYLSYDQPQKKKKKVVKPTTPALDKDRGHGKQNGSKSSTKSSDSSRKGHKQASEKKLAGVSKPKKIPIDVVPTLPDIPLPPIQANYRPLPSLESIPLSQPKRKALSSPTEEDESGFTGRRLNSKMQVYSGSKTAYLPNMMSLYEQCIRVLSNNIDSIYEVGGVPFSVLKPVLERCTPEQLYRIEDCNHVLIEDTDDLWHNHCIRDFKKEKPEEFESWREMYLRLHDAREQRLLMLTQNIRSAHANKPKGRVAKMAFVHSAAKPPRDVRRRQEKFGTGGAAVSEKVKIKPAYFAAAKSSSVPAEEEQSYDGPSTSSSHSGPSVSSGSSASYDPRRPPVKKIAPMMAKTIKAFKNRFSRR; encoded by the exons TTGCTGAAGAGTTTGAAGAGGCTGTCAGAGTTGCCTATCACAGTGGACATTCTTCTG GAGACTGGAGTGGGGAAGACTGTGAATGGTTTGCGCAAACATGAAACGGTTGGAGAGTTTGCCAAGAACCTGGTGGCCAGGTGGAAGAAGTTGGTGCCAGTCCCCCAGGAAGTGGAACG aaataaccTTGAGCCTGAGGAGCGTAGCTGTGACCGAAGCAGCTCTAGGAAACGGAGGCAAGAACCTTCCCCAAAAGAGGATGAGGAGGTGGAACAGGACTATTCAGAACCCTACCAGCCATCCTGCAGCCAGTCCTATGAGCCAGAATATGGTGCAAAGAAACTCAAAAGGTACTCAGAGCCTGAGAGAACCCACCAGACTGTGACCCATGGCGTTTCGGAGGGCAGGACGTGGGGCAGGGTGTCTCCAGTGCTCTCCTCTGACCCAGAGGGCTCTGACTACGGGCATGTGGTCTCACCTGAGCCAAGTGAGAGCCCTCCGGACCTGTATGTGGACCTCTGTAGAgttgaggaagaggagcaggagcaaAAGGCTCTTCCACGGAAGGCGCATAAAGGCCATGTTTTTCTGGACAGTCACAATAGGAACTTGAGCGAATCCCCAGACCGAGCCAGCTCGAGCCGGAGCAAAGAACACAGGTCTTCTCACAAGGAGAAGCAGCGACCAGACAACAAGGCCGAGGAGAGCATGCCTACTTTTAGCCCCGAGAGACTGCACAAGGGGTCTTCTAAGGAAACCTTTCGGGAAGCTTCTTTGGTGGGTGGCAGTGGCAGTAAAGAGAGACTGAAGGCTTCGGACAGTGCCAGGCGAGAGAAGAAGCGGGAGGACCTCAACTCCAAGAGGGAGAAACCACTCATTGAGCTGGATGAGTCAATGGGCAACCACATGAAGAAGCAGAAGCATCAGGTTTCCGAGAGGGGCAAACTGGAGAAGGTCAAGCTGGACCCGGAGGTCTCGCATGGAGACAGAGAGAAACGGAAACTGGAGGGCGAGTCTCTGAGTAAGAATAAAGAGAAAAAGGCCTCTGGCCGCGTAAAAACTCCAGAGGGCAACAAGAAAACAGTTGGGTCCTTGCCTGAAAGTTCCGGGGATGGGGATGTGGAGGACGAGTACAAGCCGCCAACTCGGTCCTTTGAGTCATACCTGAGTTATGACCAGccgcagaagaagaagaagaaagtggtCAAGCCCACTACCCCAGCCCTTGACAAAGACCGGGGGCACGGCAAGCAGAATGGGTCCAAGTCTAGCACCAAGAGTTCCGACTCGAGCCGAAAAGGCCACAAGCAAGCGAGTGAGAAGAAGCTggcgggggtctccaaaccgaAAAAG ATTCCCATTGATGTGGTGCCAACACTCCCCGACATCCCCCTGCCCCCGATCCAGGCCAACTACCGCCCACTTCCTTCGCTTGAGTCAATCCCCCTCAGCCAGCCAAAGAGGAAAG CGCTGTCCTCCCCCACAGAGGAGGATGAGTCTGGCTTTACAGGACGCAGGCTGAATTCCAAGATGCAGGTGTATTCGGGCTCCAAAACTGCCTATCTCCCTAACATGATGTCCCTCTACGAACAGTGCATCAGAGTTCTCAGCAACAATATTGACT CAATCTACGAAGTGGGTGGTGTCCCCTTCTCTGTCTTGAAGCCTGTCTTGGAGCGCTGCACCCCTGAGCAATTATACCGCATCGAGGACTGTAATCAC GTTTTAATAGAGGACACAGATGACCTGTGGCACAATCACTGCATCCGTGACTTCAAAAAAGAGAAGCCGGAGGAATTTGAGTCCTGGAGGGAGATGTACCTGCGCCTGCATGATGCCCGAGAGCAGCGCCTGCTTATGCTGACCCAGAACATCCGCTCAGCTCATGCCAATAAGCCCAAAG GCAGAGTAGCCAAGATGGCTTTTGTCCATTCGGCAGCAAAACCGCCACGGGACGTTCGGAGAAGACAGGAAAAATTTGGGACTGGAGGAGCTGCAGTCTCAGAGAAAGTAAA GATTAAACCCGCATACTTTGCAGCGGCAAAAAGCAGCTCTGTTCCTGCAGAAGAGGAGCAGTCCTATGATGGGCCGAGTACAAGCAGCAGCCACTCTGGCCCCTCCGTGAGCAGTGGCTCCTCTGCCAGCTATGACCCTCGGCGACCCCCTGTGAAGA aaATTGCCCCCATGATGGCAAAGACTATTAAAGCATTCAAAAACAGGTTTTCTCGGAGATAA